In one Bradyrhizobium cosmicum genomic region, the following are encoded:
- a CDS encoding ABC transporter ATP-binding protein, with amino-acid sequence MTVTLDHVTRTVDGIEHIRDVSLTLESGTLNVLLGPTLSGKTSIMRLLAGLDKPTAGKVLVNGKDVTGVDVRKRSVAMVYQQFINYPSLTVYENIASPLRVQGKPRDEIETRVAEAARLLRLEPFLKRTPLQLSGGQQQRTAMARALVKGADLVLLDEPLANLDYKLREELRAELPRIFEASGAIFVYATTEPTEALLLGGNTVCMWEGQALQIGETPSVYRRPQTLRVAQVFSDPPLNLVGIEKKNGSVQYAGGIAAPASGLYSSLADGAYRVGFRAHQLALANGEADRHAFHATVTVTEITGSESFVHLTRDGSNWVAVLHGVHEFEPGQTLDAVLDPNDVFVFDAADRLVAAPSS; translated from the coding sequence ATGACCGTGACACTCGATCACGTGACCCGGACCGTCGACGGTATCGAGCACATCCGCGACGTCTCGCTGACGCTCGAGAGCGGCACGCTCAACGTGCTGCTCGGGCCGACGCTGTCGGGCAAGACCTCGATTATGCGGCTGCTCGCCGGTCTCGACAAGCCGACTGCGGGCAAGGTGCTGGTCAACGGCAAGGACGTCACCGGCGTCGACGTGCGCAAGCGTTCGGTCGCGATGGTCTATCAGCAGTTCATCAACTATCCCTCGTTGACGGTCTACGAGAACATTGCCTCGCCGCTGCGCGTGCAGGGCAAGCCGCGTGACGAGATCGAGACGCGCGTGGCGGAAGCCGCAAGGCTGCTGCGGCTCGAGCCGTTCCTGAAGCGCACACCGCTTCAGCTCTCCGGCGGTCAGCAGCAGCGTACCGCGATGGCGCGCGCGCTGGTCAAGGGCGCCGATCTCGTGCTGCTCGACGAGCCGCTCGCCAATCTCGACTACAAGCTCCGCGAAGAGCTGCGCGCCGAACTGCCGCGCATCTTCGAGGCCTCGGGCGCGATCTTCGTCTATGCCACCACCGAGCCGACCGAAGCGTTGCTGCTCGGTGGCAACACGGTCTGCATGTGGGAAGGCCAGGCGCTCCAGATCGGCGAGACGCCGAGCGTCTACCGCCGGCCGCAGACGCTGCGCGTCGCGCAGGTGTTCTCGGATCCGCCGCTCAACCTCGTCGGCATCGAGAAGAAGAACGGCTCCGTGCAATATGCGGGAGGCATCGCCGCGCCTGCCTCCGGCCTCTATTCCTCTCTCGCCGACGGCGCCTATCGCGTCGGCTTTCGCGCCCATCAATTGGCGCTCGCCAACGGCGAGGCCGACCGCCACGCCTTCCACGCCACGGTGACGGTAACCGAAATCACCGGTTCGGAGAGCTTCGTGCATTTGACCCGCGACGGATCGAACTGGGTTGCGGTGTTGCATGGCGTGCACGAATTCGAGCCCGGCCAGACGTTGGATGCGGTGCTCGATCCCAATGATGTCTTTGTGTTTGATGCCGCTGACCGGTTGGTCGCGGCACCAAGCTCGTGA
- the glpD gene encoding glycerol-3-phosphate dehydrogenase, which yields MRLLERIFDLAIIGGGVNGCGIARDAVGRGNSVFLCEMNDLASGTSSWSTKLVHGGLRYLEYYEFRLVREALIEREILWGIAPHIIRPLRFVLPHHAGLRPAWLLRLGLFLYDHIGGRHLLPATRSVDLRRDEVGRPLIPNRYSRAFEYSDCFVDDARLVVLNARDAADKGAEIRTRTRATEIRQSDGIWTVSMVDTLTGARSQVQARALVNAGGPWVEDVLGRGAGVNAKAKVRLVQGSHIVVKKLYDHDRAYMFQNADGRIIFVIPYQDDFTLIGTTDRDYDGDPSKVKATVEEIEYLCKAASEYLAKPVTPEDVVWTYSGVRPLYDDGASEAKAATRDYVFELDMPGNAPLLSIYGGKITTYRRLAEEALERLAPYLRSAKAREGWTGKAPLPGGDMGVSDVDGLIAELQRGYPFISYEHARRLARAYGTRASKLLGDAKSAADLGQAFGATLTEREVRYLMANEWAVTAEDVVWRRSKLGLRLSADEIAALSDWIAAHGVRQSPLLEAGGRS from the coding sequence ATGCGTCTGTTGGAGCGGATATTCGACCTCGCCATCATCGGAGGCGGCGTTAACGGCTGCGGCATCGCGCGCGACGCGGTGGGCCGCGGCAACAGTGTCTTCCTGTGCGAAATGAACGATCTGGCGAGCGGGACGTCGTCCTGGTCGACCAAGCTGGTGCATGGCGGACTGCGCTATCTCGAATATTACGAGTTTCGCCTGGTCCGCGAGGCGCTGATCGAGCGCGAGATTCTCTGGGGCATCGCGCCCCACATCATCCGTCCGCTGCGTTTCGTTCTGCCGCATCATGCCGGCCTGCGCCCGGCCTGGCTGCTGCGCCTCGGCCTCTTCCTGTATGACCACATCGGTGGCCGTCACCTGCTGCCCGCAACCCGCTCGGTCGATCTGCGGCGCGACGAGGTCGGCCGCCCGCTGATCCCCAATCGGTACAGCCGCGCATTCGAATATTCCGACTGCTTCGTCGATGACGCGCGCCTCGTGGTGCTGAACGCACGCGACGCCGCCGACAAGGGCGCCGAGATTCGCACCCGCACCCGCGCCACCGAAATCCGCCAGTCCGACGGCATCTGGACGGTCAGCATGGTCGATACGCTGACCGGTGCACGCTCGCAGGTCCAGGCGCGCGCGCTGGTCAATGCGGGCGGTCCCTGGGTCGAGGACGTGCTCGGCCGTGGCGCCGGTGTGAATGCGAAGGCCAAGGTGCGCCTGGTGCAGGGCTCGCACATCGTCGTGAAGAAACTCTACGACCACGATCGCGCCTACATGTTCCAGAACGCCGACGGCCGCATTATCTTCGTGATCCCGTACCAGGACGATTTCACGCTGATCGGGACCACCGACCGCGACTATGACGGCGATCCTTCCAAGGTGAAGGCGACGGTCGAGGAGATCGAGTATCTCTGCAAGGCCGCCAGCGAATATCTCGCCAAGCCGGTGACGCCCGAGGACGTGGTCTGGACCTATTCCGGTGTGCGTCCGCTCTATGACGACGGCGCCAGCGAGGCCAAGGCTGCAACCCGCGACTACGTGTTCGAGCTCGACATGCCCGGCAACGCGCCGCTTCTGTCGATCTATGGCGGCAAGATCACGACCTATCGCCGTCTCGCTGAAGAGGCGCTGGAACGGCTGGCACCCTATCTTCGCAGTGCGAAAGCGCGCGAGGGCTGGACCGGCAAGGCGCCGCTGCCCGGTGGCGACATGGGTGTGTCCGACGTGGACGGCCTGATCGCCGAGCTCCAGCGCGGCTATCCCTTCATCAGCTACGAGCACGCGCGGCGCCTTGCGCGCGCCTATGGCACCAGGGCGTCCAAGCTGCTCGGCGACGCGAAATCGGCCGCCGATCTCGGCCAGGCCTTTGGCGCGACGCTGACCGAGCGCGAGGTCCGCTACCTCATGGCCAACGAATGGGCCGTCACCGCCGAGGACGTCGTCTGGCGCCGCTCCAAGCTCGGCCTGCGACTATCTGCCGACGAGATCGCGGCTTTGAGCGACTGGATCGCAGCCCATGGTGTGCGGCAAAGTCCCCTGCTGGAAGCAGGAGGTCGCTCATGA
- a CDS encoding type II toxin-antitoxin system prevent-host-death family antitoxin — translation MVTTLTSREFNQDTSGAKKAASQGPVFITDRGRPAHVLLTIEDYLRLSGGHMSLAEALAQANTDFEFDPPRVSGGVLKPADLD, via the coding sequence ATGGTGACCACCCTGACCAGCCGAGAGTTCAACCAGGATACAAGCGGCGCCAAGAAAGCCGCCTCGCAGGGACCCGTCTTCATTACGGATCGCGGCCGCCCGGCTCATGTCCTGCTGACGATCGAGGATTATTTGCGCCTGAGCGGCGGGCACATGAGCCTTGCCGAAGCTCTGGCGCAGGCGAACACGGACTTCGAGTTCGATCCGCCCCGCGTGTCCGGCGGAGTCTTGAAGCCCGCCGATCTCGACTGA
- a CDS encoding type II toxin-antitoxin system VapC family toxin yields the protein MFLLDTNVISELRRPDKADRNVVAWANAIPAANFFMSAISILEIELGARLIARKDAAQGAVLRTWIDDQVLARFEGRILAIDTVVAQRCAQLHIPNPKAERDALIAATALVHGLTVVTRNVGDFEPTGVTLLNPWKPAAG from the coding sequence ATGTTTCTGCTGGACACCAATGTCATCTCCGAACTGAGGCGACCTGACAAAGCGGATCGCAATGTCGTCGCCTGGGCCAATGCGATTCCCGCTGCGAATTTTTTCATGTCGGCGATCTCGATTCTCGAAATCGAACTTGGCGCGCGCCTGATCGCGCGCAAGGACGCGGCGCAGGGGGCTGTCTTGCGCACGTGGATCGACGATCAGGTTCTAGCTCGTTTCGAAGGGCGAATCCTGGCCATTGATACGGTGGTGGCACAGCGTTGTGCGCAACTTCACATTCCCAATCCGAAGGCTGAACGCGATGCTCTCATCGCGGCAACCGCGCTTGTTCACGGCTTGACGGTTGTTACGCGCAATGTTGGGGATTTCGAACCTACGGGTGTGACGCTACTCAACCCGTGGAAACCAGCAGCAGGTTAG
- a CDS encoding DeoR/GlpR family DNA-binding transcription regulator codes for MTGLTHRQAEILNIARASGRVMVEELARKFEVSAQTIRKDLNDLCERRSLTRIHGGAIIASGVENLAYEARRFVAADEKKAIGIAAASLIPNGCSLFINIGTTTEEVASALTSHEDLLVITNNLNVAMLLYRHPRIEVVVAGGTVRRADGAVVGSTATQLIGQFKVDYAIIGASAIDEEGALLDFDYREVQVAQAIIANARSVMLVADSTKLRRSAPVRIAHISQIQTFVTDQELPERLATICHSKGIEVMAAMPKGAGESDETAAEPPQDPGSVVRLR; via the coding sequence GTGACCGGATTGACCCATCGCCAAGCAGAAATCCTCAACATCGCGCGTGCTTCGGGCCGTGTCATGGTGGAGGAGCTGGCGCGCAAGTTCGAGGTCTCGGCGCAGACCATTCGCAAGGATCTCAACGATCTCTGCGAGCGCCGCTCGCTGACCCGCATCCATGGCGGCGCGATCATCGCGTCCGGCGTCGAGAACCTTGCTTACGAGGCGCGGCGCTTCGTCGCCGCCGACGAGAAGAAGGCGATCGGGATTGCGGCCGCCTCGCTGATCCCGAACGGTTGCTCGCTCTTCATCAACATCGGCACCACCACCGAGGAGGTGGCGAGCGCGCTGACCTCGCACGAGGATCTCCTCGTCATCACCAACAACCTCAATGTCGCGATGCTGCTCTACCGACATCCTCGCATCGAGGTGGTGGTCGCCGGCGGCACGGTGCGGCGTGCCGACGGTGCCGTGGTCGGCTCGACCGCGACGCAGCTGATCGGACAGTTTAAGGTCGATTACGCCATCATCGGCGCGTCGGCGATCGACGAGGAGGGCGCGCTGCTCGACTTCGACTATCGCGAGGTGCAGGTCGCGCAAGCCATCATCGCCAACGCCCGCAGCGTCATGCTGGTTGCCGATTCCACGAAACTCCGTCGCAGCGCGCCGGTGCGCATCGCCCATATCAGCCAGATCCAGACCTTCGTGACCGATCAGGAACTGCCCGAGCGCCTCGCCACGATTTGCCACAGCAAAGGCATCGAGGTGATGGCGGCAATGCCGAAAGGGGCGGGGGAATCGGATGAGACAGCAGCGGAGCCACCTCAAGACCCGGGTTCGGTCGTCCGCCTGCGATAG
- a CDS encoding nuclear transport factor 2 family protein, whose protein sequence is MTINRRDLVLSTLAVSALAVSAFAVSALAVTTPALAASADEDAVAKKVEAFRLAQIAADPKALAALCWDDLSYSHSSGKVEDKATFITNATDGKSKFLSIEYKEPTIKVVGPAAIVRFHWIAEQEMAADGKKVPTNLHILMNWQKQGDDWKLLSRAATKL, encoded by the coding sequence ATGACGATCAATCGACGCGATCTGGTTCTCTCGACTCTCGCAGTCTCTGCGCTTGCCGTCTCAGCTTTTGCCGTCTCAGCGCTCGCTGTCACGACACCAGCACTGGCGGCCTCGGCCGACGAGGACGCCGTGGCAAAGAAGGTCGAGGCCTTCCGCCTCGCCCAGATCGCGGCAGACCCCAAGGCGCTCGCCGCGCTGTGCTGGGACGATCTCAGCTACAGCCATTCCAGCGGCAAGGTCGAGGACAAGGCGACCTTCATCACAAATGCCACCGACGGCAAGTCGAAGTTCCTGTCGATTGAATACAAGGAGCCGACCATCAAGGTCGTCGGTCCCGCCGCGATCGTGCGCTTTCACTGGATCGCGGAACAAGAGATGGCGGCCGATGGGAAAAAAGTGCCGACCAACCTTCACATCCTGATGAACTGGCAGAAGCAGGGCGACGACTGGAAGCTGTTGTCGCGGGCTGCGACGAAGTTGTGA
- a CDS encoding acyl-CoA thioesterase: protein MTDESDTEPSGDLCIRTLAMPADTNANGDIFGGWLLSQMDVGGGVFASKVARSRTVTVAIEAMNFRKAVYVGDLVSVYANLVRVGRTSMTVHLEAWALRRRELRPILVTDGNFTYVSIDDEGRPQAIRRDDPPIAT, encoded by the coding sequence ATGACTGACGAGTCCGACACCGAACCGAGCGGCGATCTCTGCATCCGCACGCTGGCGATGCCCGCCGACACCAACGCCAATGGCGATATCTTCGGCGGCTGGCTGCTGAGCCAGATGGACGTCGGCGGCGGTGTGTTCGCATCGAAGGTGGCGAGATCTCGCACCGTGACGGTGGCGATCGAGGCGATGAATTTTCGTAAAGCGGTCTATGTCGGCGATCTCGTTTCCGTCTACGCCAATCTCGTGCGCGTTGGTCGCACCTCGATGACCGTGCACCTCGAAGCCTGGGCGCTGCGGCGCAGGGAGCTTCGGCCGATCTTGGTGACCGACGGCAATTTCACCTATGTCTCGATCGACGACGAGGGACGTCCGCAGGCGATCCGTCGGGATGATCCGCCGATCGCGACGTAG